Proteins encoded within one genomic window of Sebastes fasciatus isolate fSebFas1 chromosome 18, fSebFas1.pri, whole genome shotgun sequence:
- the faxca gene encoding failed axon connections homolog, whose product MMYWRVGFAWTRSCVVDLGNQNQSCWSCFSSSGLLGSDEQLSFYGYIIACPLQQDYGGIMSALGSDSWWRKTLYLTGGALLAAAAYLLHELLAIRKEEELDSKDAIILHQFSRPKTGVPSLSPFCLKMETYLRMVDLPYQNYFDGKLSPQGKMPWIEYNQEQVCGTEFIIDFLEERLGASLNKSLSPQEKAVSRAITKMVEEHFYWTIAYCQWVDNLEETQKMLSVSGPLSDLLKWILSHLTGGIVKREMYGHGIGRFSEEEVYALMEKDMRTLATLLGDKKYLMGSKLSTVDAAVFSHLAPAMWTLPGTRPEQLIKGELINLAMYCERIRRRFWPEWFVDLEDFCYSDTTEDSPSKLHDLGLYSRTDTFQDDTPSSNTHTSKDPLSPDSDPTGQSLYDSDMDTECSEIDQIKC is encoded by the exons atGATGTACTGGCGCGTCGGCTTCGCCTGGACGCGGTCGTGTGTGGTTGATCTTGgcaaccagaaccagagctgctggagctgcttctcctcctccggCCTGCTGGGCTCCGATGAGCAGCTCTCGTTTTATGGGTACATCATCGCCTGCCCACTGCAGCAGGACTACGGCGGGATCATGTCAGCTCTGGGCTCGGACTCCTGGTGGAGGAAGACGCTGTATTTGACTGGAGGAgctctgctggctgctgctgcttatcTGCTGCACGAATTGCTGGCCATCAG AAAGGAGGAAGAGCTGGACTCTAAAGATGCCATCATACTCCACCAGTTCTCCAGGCCCAAAACAGGCGTCCCATCCCTGTCCCCTTTCTGCCTTAAGATGGAGACCTACCTCCGCATGGTTGACCTGCCCTACCAG aACTACTTTGATGGGAAGCTTTCGCCACAGGGGAAGATGCCGTGGATCGAATACAACCAGGAGCAGGTGTGTGGTACCGAGTTCATCATCGACTTCCTGGAGGAGAGGCTGGGCGCGAGCCTCAACAAGAGCCTGTCGCCGCAGGAGAAGGCCGTGTCTCGCGCTATCACCAAAATGGTGGAGGAGCATTTCTACTG gaCCATAGCTTACTGTCAGTGGGTGGACAACCTGGAGGAGACCCAGAAGATGCTGTCAGTGAGCGGGCCGCTGAGTGACCTGCTCAAGTGGATCCTGAGTCACCTGACCGGCGGGATTGTCAAGAGGGAGATGTATGGGCACGGGATCGGACGCTTTTCTGAGGAGGAGGTTTACGCCCTGATGGAGAAGGACATGCGCACCCTGGCCACTCTACTAG GTGACAAGAAGTATCTTATGGGCTCAAAGCTTTCAACAGTAGACGCTGCAGTGTTCAGTCACCTCGCCCCTGCTATGTGGACGCTACCAGGAACACGGCCCGAGCAGCTAATCAAAG GTGAGCTGATCAACCTGGCTATGTACTGCGAGCGCATCCGCCGGCGATTCTGGCCCGAGTGGTTCGTGGATCTGGAGGACTTTTGCTACAGCGACACCACAGAGGACTCGCCCTCTAAACTCCACGATCTGGGCCTCTACTCTCGCACGGACACCTTCCAGGACGATACACCCTCATCAAACACTCACACATCGAAGGACCCTCTGTCGCCCGACAGCGACCCTACAGGCCAATCGCTGTATGACTCTGACATGGACACGGAGTGCTCTGAAATCGACCAGATCAAGTGTTGA
- the pou3f2a gene encoding POU domain, class 3, transcription factor 2a encodes MATATSNNHYSVLSSTPSSAPPSQPHSESGSMQQAAAYRDAHTLLQSDYGTLPGSGGGVGHPLSHAHQWITALSHGGGGDSVAPWSSSSPLGEQQDVKPTVLHDSDREELQNSSSSLQQQQQRHPHLAHQQQQQQQQAHHDASRAWRTSTATTHIIPGMATSEGQSLVYSQSGFGLEQQGGMHHHPSLRDEDHHSHSPHLSEHGGAHQHQHQQSLSHHHQQHQHHGGHQDHSDEDTPTSDELEQFAKQFKQRRIKLGFTQADVGLALGTLYGNVFSQTTICRFEALQLSFKNMCKLKPLLNKWLEEADSTSGSPTSLDKIAAQGRKRKKRTSIEVGVKGALESHFLKCPKPGAAEITSLADSLQLEKEVVRVWFCNRRQKEKRMTPAGGQIAGGEDMYGDTPPHHGGGQTPVQ; translated from the coding sequence ATGGCGACCGCAACATCCAACAACCACTACAGCGTCCTCAGCAGCACCCCCAGCAGCGCGCCGCCGTCGCAGCCTCACTCGGAGTCCGGGAGCATGCAGCAGGCGGCAGCGTACAGGGACGCGCACACTTTGCTCCAGAGCGACTACGGCACGTTACCGGGCTCCGGTGGTGGTGTAGGGCATCCGCTCAGCCACGCGCACCAGTGGATAACGGCGCTGTCTCACGGTGGCGGTGGAGACAGTGTGGCACCCTGGTCATCATCTAGTCCCCTCGGAGAGCAGCAGGACGTGAAGCCCACGGTGCTGCACGACAGTGAccgagaggagctgcagaactCCTCCAgcagtctgcagcagcagcaacagcgaCACCCTCACCTCgcgcaccagcagcagcagcagcagcagcaggcgcaTCACGACGCATCACGAGCATGGCGCACCAGCACAGCCACCACGCACATTATCCCCGGTATGGCGACGTCTGAAGGCCAGAGTTTAGTGTATTCACAGTCCGGTTTCGGTCTGGAGCAACAAGGTGGGATGCACCACCACCCATCGCTGCGAGACGAGGACCACCACAGCCACAGCCCGCACCTCAGTGAGCACGGAGGGgcccaccagcaccagcaccagcagtctctctcacaccaccaccagcagcaccagcaccatgGGGGCCACCAGGACCACTCGGACGAGGACACACCGACGTCGGACGAGTTGGAGCAGTTTGCAAAGCAGTTCAAGCAGCGACGCATCAAGCTGGGTTTCACCCAGGCGGACGTGGGTTTAGCTCTCGGGACTCTTTATGGAAACGTTTTTTCTCAGACCACCATTTGCAGGTTCGAGGCGCTGCAGCTCAGCTTCAAAAACATGTGTAAACTCAAGCCCCTGTTGAACAAGTGGCTGGAGGAGGCGGACTCCACGTCGGGGAGCCCTACGAGTCTGGATAAAATCGCAGCACAggggaggaaaaggaaaaagaggaCCTCCATCGAGGTGGGCGTTAAAGGGGCTCTGGAGAGCCATTTTCTCAAATGTCCAAAACCTGGAGCGGCGGAGATCACCTCCCTGGCGGACAGCCTGCAGCTGGAGAAGGAGGTGGTGAGGGTTTGGTTTTGTAACAGGCggcagaaggagaagaggatgaCACCCGCTGGGGGACAGATAGCAGGAGGAGAGGACATGTATGGAGACACCCCTCCTCATCATGGAGGAGGACAAACTCCTGTGCAGTGA